From Streptomyces sp. TLI_105, the proteins below share one genomic window:
- a CDS encoding HAMP domain-containing sensor histidine kinase: protein MRTRLLPLLIVLMAGVLLALGFPLAASLAASEQQRVVVDRLDDAARFAALAQFVSESSPGTDERQATLGGELASYHDVYGIRAGIFYRDNRAMAAAPEDWVVPYDGEGRRAFNEALLGRRSHDPPQVWPWQGGARLTIASPVVRDGDVVAVVVTDSPTGQLRSRILRGWLLIFAGEAAAMLLAVGAAFRLTGWVLRPVRVLDAVTHDIATGRMNSRVAATGGPPELRRLARSFNEMADNVEDALEQQRAFVADASHQLRNPLAALLLRIELLALELPEGNEEIASVRTEGKRLAQVLDDLLDLALAEHAAAELRLTDVGALTAERVASWRPVAEDKGVTLTGECGAVTAWADPVALSSALDAVIDNALKFTPAGEEVTVTVVPDRSTVAVVVADHGPGLTEEELGRVGDRFWRSGRHQNVKGSGLGLSIARVLLTAGGGDVTFAPNEPHGLRVTVTVPRHAPAERDAL from the coding sequence GTGCGCACCCGACTCCTCCCGCTGCTCATCGTGCTGATGGCCGGCGTGCTGCTGGCCCTGGGCTTCCCGCTCGCCGCCAGCCTCGCCGCGTCCGAACAGCAGCGGGTCGTCGTCGACCGGCTCGACGACGCCGCGCGCTTCGCCGCCCTCGCCCAGTTCGTCAGCGAGAGCAGCCCCGGCACCGACGAGCGGCAGGCCACCCTCGGCGGCGAACTCGCCAGCTACCACGACGTGTACGGCATCCGCGCCGGGATCTTCTACCGCGACAACCGCGCCATGGCCGCCGCCCCCGAGGACTGGGTCGTCCCGTACGACGGGGAGGGCCGGCGCGCCTTCAACGAGGCGCTGCTCGGGCGCCGCAGCCACGACCCGCCCCAGGTCTGGCCCTGGCAGGGGGGCGCGCGGCTCACCATCGCCTCCCCCGTCGTCCGCGACGGGGACGTGGTCGCCGTCGTCGTCACCGACTCGCCGACCGGACAGCTCCGCTCCCGCATCCTGCGCGGCTGGCTGCTGATCTTCGCGGGCGAGGCCGCCGCGATGCTGCTCGCCGTCGGCGCCGCCTTCCGGCTCACCGGCTGGGTGCTGCGGCCGGTCCGCGTCCTCGACGCCGTCACCCACGACATCGCCACCGGGCGGATGAACTCGCGCGTCGCCGCCACCGGCGGACCGCCCGAACTGCGGCGCCTCGCCCGCTCGTTCAACGAGATGGCCGACAACGTCGAGGACGCGCTCGAACAGCAGCGGGCCTTCGTCGCCGACGCCTCCCACCAGCTGCGCAACCCGCTGGCCGCGCTGCTCCTGCGGATCGAGCTCCTCGCCCTTGAGCTCCCCGAGGGCAACGAGGAGATCGCCTCCGTACGGACCGAGGGCAAGCGTCTCGCCCAGGTCCTCGACGACCTCCTCGACCTGGCGCTCGCCGAGCACGCGGCGGCCGAGCTGCGGCTCACCGACGTCGGCGCGCTCACCGCCGAGCGGGTCGCGTCCTGGCGTCCGGTGGCCGAGGACAAGGGCGTCACGCTGACCGGGGAGTGCGGCGCGGTCACCGCCTGGGCGGACCCGGTGGCCCTCTCCAGCGCCCTCGACGCGGTGATCGACAACGCGCTGAAGTTCACCCCCGCCGGGGAGGAGGTCACGGTCACGGTCGTCCCCGACCGGTCGACCGTCGCCGTGGTCGTCGCCGACCACGGGCCGGGCCTCACCGAGGAGGAGCTCGGCCGGGTCGGCGACCGCTTCTGGCGCTCGGGCCGGCACCAGAACGTCAAGGGCTCGGGCCTCGGCCTCTCCATCGCGCGCGTCCTGCTGACGGCGGGCGGCGGAGACGTGACCTTCGCCCCGAACGAGCCGCACGGCCTGCGGGTGACGGTCACCGTCCCCCGGCACGCGCCCGCGGAGCGGGACGCGCTTTAG
- a CDS encoding amino acid ABC transporter permease encodes MFDFLDSGQYDLLGAFWVTAQLALYSAIGSLVWGTALVAMRVSPVPLMRGFATAYVNIVRNTPLTVVLVACLLGLNQTLLISLGADRSEDIGFRLAVLGLVAYTGTFVCEALRSGINTVPPGQAEAARALGLSFTQVLRLVVLPQAFRAAVTPLANVLIALTKNTTVAAAIGAAEASLLMKEMLENETDALFAVFAIFAFGFIVLTLPTGLILGWAAKRLAVKR; translated from the coding sequence GTGTTCGACTTTCTTGATTCCGGGCAGTACGACCTGCTCGGCGCCTTCTGGGTGACGGCGCAGCTCGCCCTCTACTCGGCGATCGGCTCGCTGGTCTGGGGCACCGCCCTGGTCGCCATGCGGGTCAGCCCGGTCCCGCTGATGCGGGGCTTCGCCACCGCGTACGTCAACATCGTCCGGAACACTCCGCTGACGGTGGTCCTCGTCGCCTGTCTGCTGGGCCTCAACCAGACCCTGCTCATCTCGCTCGGCGCGGACCGCTCCGAGGACATCGGCTTCCGGCTGGCCGTCCTCGGACTCGTCGCCTACACCGGCACCTTCGTCTGCGAAGCGCTGCGCTCGGGCATCAACACCGTGCCGCCGGGTCAGGCCGAGGCCGCCCGCGCACTGGGCCTGAGCTTCACCCAGGTCCTCCGGCTCGTGGTCCTCCCGCAGGCCTTCCGCGCCGCGGTGACCCCGCTCGCGAACGTCCTGATCGCCCTCACCAAGAACACCACCGTGGCGGCCGCGATCGGCGCCGCCGAGGCGTCGCTCCTGATGAAGGAGATGCTCGAGAACGAGACCGACGCGCTCTTCGCCGTCTTCGCGATCTTCGCCTTCGGCTTCATCGTCCTCACCCTCCCCACCGGCCTCATCCTGGGCTGGGCGGCCAAGCGACTGGCGGTGAAGCGATGA
- a CDS encoding TAXI family TRAP transporter solute-binding subunit, with protein MFPSLSRAARRRVLAVSAALLALCGVLVWWLVPFRSPAPSGSVTFSTGVPTGVYQQYGELLKNALAQDLPEVSIALKASEGSQQNLARVATGEADFTVATADAVAQYQRERRPGFERLRGCARLYDDYVQLVVRKGSSLQKVRDLRGLRVGVGQPGSGVRLIADRVLAAAGLTPDRDVVPVSAGINTMPELLERDELDAFFWSGGLPTQAVQTLSERFPVRLIPLDAQLVDRLHDVGDSTRYYRSAVIPADAYAKAQDGLPVETLAVANLLVTTVDADDDLVEGFTRTVIRSRDGIGRQVHPAQLVDLRTAVYTEPLKLHDGARRYYQSVKP; from the coding sequence ATGTTCCCCTCCCTCTCCCGCGCCGCCCGCCGCCGTGTCCTGGCGGTCTCGGCCGCGCTGCTCGCGCTGTGCGGGGTGCTGGTGTGGTGGCTCGTCCCCTTCCGCTCCCCCGCCCCGAGCGGCTCGGTCACCTTCAGTACGGGGGTCCCCACCGGCGTCTACCAGCAGTACGGGGAGCTCCTCAAGAACGCCCTGGCGCAGGACCTGCCCGAGGTGTCGATAGCGCTCAAGGCCAGCGAGGGCTCCCAGCAGAACCTGGCCCGGGTCGCCACGGGCGAGGCCGACTTCACGGTCGCGACGGCCGACGCGGTGGCCCAGTACCAGCGCGAGCGCAGGCCCGGTTTCGAGCGGCTGCGCGGCTGCGCACGGCTCTACGACGACTACGTACAGCTCGTCGTGCGCAAGGGCTCCTCGCTCCAGAAGGTCCGGGACCTGCGCGGGCTCCGGGTCGGGGTCGGCCAGCCCGGCTCGGGCGTGCGCCTGATCGCCGACCGGGTCCTCGCGGCCGCCGGCCTGACCCCGGACCGGGACGTCGTGCCGGTCTCGGCGGGCATCAACACGATGCCGGAACTCCTGGAGCGGGACGAGCTCGACGCCTTCTTCTGGTCGGGCGGACTGCCCACCCAGGCGGTGCAGACGCTGTCCGAGCGCTTCCCGGTCCGGCTGATCCCGCTGGACGCACAGCTGGTCGACCGGCTGCACGACGTCGGCGATTCGACCCGGTACTACCGGTCGGCGGTGATCCCGGCGGACGCGTACGCGAAGGCGCAGGACGGGCTGCCGGTCGAGACCCTGGCGGTGGCGAACCTGCTGGTCACCACGGTGGACGCCGACGACGACCTGGTCGAGGGCTTCACCCGTACGGTGATCAGGAGCCGGGACGGGATCGGCCGCCAGGTCCACCCGGCCCAGCTGGTGGACCTGCGCACCGCCGTGTACACGGAACCCCTGAAACTCCACGACGGCGCCCGCCGCTACTACCAGTCGGTGAAGCCGTGA
- a CDS encoding glutamate--tRNA ligase, with the protein MLDLSVINAMFPPDLPEPADWERRFGPRALPDGAEVTRFAPSPTGHLHIGGLYTAAVARALARQSGGVHVLRVEDTDRSRQVAGAAEEFSRLLGAFGLAPDEGGAAGGGAWGPYLQSERRDIYLSHVRDLLRRDRAYPCFCGKDLLARSAEEQRAGRSPLGYYGRWAPCRTLAPEEAARRLAAGEPYVVRFRCPYEFPGRVRFTDRIRASVTMQDNGNDIVLLKSSGEELPLPTYHFAHVVDDHLMRVTLVVRGEEWLSSTPVHLQLHTALGFEPPTYAHLAPLMKAEGPSRRKLSKRKDPEASVDYYLSAGYPPAAVQHYLRGLANIRLMDVPTAEALAADVRLDGMRPSGPLLDLPKLHSLSREFIASLTPRELYAQLLAWAREYDPELASVLARHEDLALAAVATGRPEGAPARKDLERWSCFRDRYGFFFAELFGPAPTPGDDRYGGLAPDLVRRIAADFAAVSPDEWFAKLGEIAVRHGFAPDTASWRRDPDRWAGPPRTVANVVRVALTGATRSPDLFAVARALGRDEVVRRLTAVAG; encoded by the coding sequence GTGCTCGACCTGTCCGTCATCAACGCGATGTTCCCGCCCGATCTCCCGGAACCGGCCGACTGGGAGCGGCGGTTCGGGCCGCGCGCCCTGCCGGACGGCGCCGAGGTCACGCGCTTCGCCCCGAGCCCCACCGGACACCTGCACATCGGCGGCCTCTACACGGCGGCCGTGGCCCGGGCGCTCGCCCGTCAGTCGGGCGGGGTGCACGTGCTGCGCGTCGAGGACACCGACCGGTCCCGGCAGGTGGCGGGCGCCGCGGAGGAGTTCTCCCGGCTGCTCGGCGCCTTCGGCCTCGCCCCGGACGAGGGGGGCGCCGCCGGGGGCGGGGCGTGGGGACCGTACCTCCAGTCGGAGCGCCGGGACATCTACCTCAGCCATGTGCGGGACCTTCTTCGCCGCGACCGCGCCTATCCCTGCTTCTGCGGCAAGGACCTCCTCGCGCGGAGCGCGGAGGAGCAGCGCGCGGGCCGCTCCCCGCTGGGCTACTACGGGCGGTGGGCGCCGTGCCGGACGCTGGCGCCGGAGGAGGCGGCGCGGCGGCTCGCGGCCGGCGAGCCGTACGTGGTGCGGTTCCGCTGCCCGTACGAGTTCCCCGGCCGGGTCCGGTTCACGGACCGCATCCGGGCCTCCGTCACCATGCAGGACAACGGCAACGACATCGTCCTCCTGAAGTCCTCCGGGGAGGAACTGCCGCTGCCGACCTACCACTTCGCGCACGTCGTGGACGACCATCTGATGCGGGTGACGCTGGTGGTGCGCGGTGAGGAGTGGCTCTCCTCGACCCCGGTCCATCTGCAGCTGCACACGGCGCTAGGGTTCGAGCCGCCCACGTACGCGCACCTCGCCCCGCTCATGAAGGCGGAGGGGCCCTCGCGCCGCAAGCTCAGCAAGCGCAAGGACCCCGAGGCGTCGGTGGACTACTACCTCTCCGCCGGTTATCCGCCCGCCGCGGTCCAGCACTATCTGCGGGGCCTGGCCAACATCCGGCTGATGGACGTGCCCACCGCCGAGGCGCTCGCCGCCGACGTCCGGCTGGACGGCATGCGCCCCTCGGGTCCGCTGCTCGACCTGCCCAAACTGCACTCCCTGAGCCGCGAGTTCATCGCCTCGCTCACCCCTCGGGAGCTGTACGCGCAGCTGCTCGCCTGGGCGCGGGAGTACGACCCCGAGCTCGCCTCCGTCCTCGCCCGCCACGAGGACCTCGCCCTGGCGGCCGTGGCCACGGGCCGGCCGGAGGGCGCGCCCGCCCGCAAGGACCTGGAGCGCTGGTCGTGCTTCCGCGACCGGTACGGCTTCTTCTTCGCGGAGCTCTTCGGGCCGGCGCCGACGCCCGGGGACGACCGCTACGGCGGCCTCGCCCCGGACCTCGTGCGGCGGATCGCCGCCGACTTCGCCGCCGTCTCCCCCGACGAGTGGTTCGCGAAGCTCGGGGAGATCGCCGTGCGGCACGGCTTCGCCCCGGACACGGCCTCCTGGCGCCGGGACCCGGACCGCTGGGCGGGACCGCCGAGGACGGTCGCGAACGTGGTCCGGGTCGCGCTGACGGGCGCCACCCGCAGCCCGGACCTCTTCGCCGTGGCCCGCGCCCTGGGCCGGGACGAGGTGGTGCGCCGCCTCACCGCCGTGGCGGGGTGA
- a CDS encoding chromosome condensation regulator RCC1, with product MTPPLRLPLLAALSLAALTASALPAQAGTDPWVRAWGENAQGQLGNGSVLAQQTPAPVSGITRDDVRELSGGGGGAAAAANPFAVALLKDGTVKSWGANTTGQLGNGTTTAQSFPATVAGLSGVSEVSAGLNHALAVKGGRVLAWGSNASKQLGTGQDTTNPYKAPIPVQSLDKVKDVGAGCDFSVALRQDGTVWTWGKGDNGRLGTGNNTTRETPQKVPELVDVESVAVGCDHVLALTADGVVKAWGKGAEGQLGNDSTTDSNKPVDVAYLDSVARIFATSASGFAVLDDGSLAGWGKNTDRQLGDGTNANRTTPVVLDALKGVQSIAGGADFTVAALDDGSVIGWGANAAAQLGDGSTTTPPGTTVALPPGSGITHVATTMTGKSGFAY from the coding sequence ATGACCCCACCCCTGCGTCTCCCCCTCCTCGCCGCACTGTCCCTCGCGGCGCTCACCGCCTCCGCCCTCCCCGCCCAGGCCGGCACCGACCCCTGGGTCCGCGCCTGGGGCGAGAACGCCCAGGGGCAGCTCGGCAACGGCAGCGTCCTCGCCCAGCAGACTCCCGCACCCGTCAGCGGCATCACCCGTGACGACGTCCGCGAGCTCTCCGGAGGCGGCGGCGGCGCGGCGGCGGCCGCCAACCCCTTCGCCGTCGCCCTCCTCAAGGACGGCACCGTGAAGAGCTGGGGCGCCAACACCACCGGCCAGCTCGGCAACGGCACCACCACCGCCCAGTCCTTCCCCGCGACCGTCGCCGGACTCTCCGGCGTCAGCGAGGTCTCCGCCGGCCTCAACCACGCCCTCGCCGTCAAGGGCGGCCGCGTCCTCGCCTGGGGCAGCAACGCCTCCAAGCAGCTCGGCACCGGTCAGGACACCACCAACCCGTACAAGGCCCCGATCCCCGTACAGAGCCTGGACAAGGTCAAGGACGTCGGGGCGGGCTGCGACTTCAGCGTGGCGCTCCGGCAGGACGGCACGGTCTGGACCTGGGGCAAGGGCGACAACGGACGCCTGGGCACCGGCAACAACACCACCCGAGAGACCCCGCAGAAGGTCCCCGAGCTCGTCGACGTCGAGTCCGTCGCCGTGGGCTGCGACCACGTCCTCGCGCTCACCGCCGACGGCGTCGTCAAGGCCTGGGGCAAGGGCGCGGAGGGCCAGCTCGGCAACGACTCGACCACGGACAGCAACAAGCCGGTGGACGTCGCCTACCTCGACTCCGTGGCCAGGATCTTCGCCACCTCCGCGTCCGGCTTCGCCGTCCTCGACGACGGCAGCCTGGCGGGCTGGGGCAAGAACACCGACCGGCAGCTCGGCGACGGCACCAACGCCAACCGCACGACCCCCGTCGTCCTGGACGCCCTCAAGGGCGTCCAGAGCATCGCGGGCGGCGCGGACTTCACGGTGGCGGCGCTCGACGACGGTTCGGTCATCGGCTGGGGCGCCAACGCGGCCGCTCAGCTCGGCGACGGCTCGACGACGACGCCCCCGGGCACGACCGTGGCGCTGCCGCCGGGCAGCGGCATCACCCACGTCGCGACGACGATGACGGGCAAGTCCGGCTTCGCCTACTGA
- a CDS encoding amino acid ABC transporter ATP-binding protein, which yields MSGESVSKSPEATPRAADDLVVLSDVNKHFGALHVLQDIDLTIARGEVVVVIGPSGSGKSTLCRTINRLESIDSGTITIDGKPLPQEGRELARLRSDVGMVFQSFNLFAHKTVLENVMLGQIKVRKTEKKAAEAKARALLDRVGVGTQADKYPAQLSGGQQQRVAIARALAMDPKVMLFDEPTSALDPEMINEVLEVMQQLARDGMTMVVVTHEMGFARSAANRVVFMADGRVVEQATPEEFFSNPRSDRAKDFLSKILHH from the coding sequence ATGAGCGGAGAGTCAGTGTCCAAGAGTCCCGAGGCCACCCCGCGTGCCGCGGACGATTTGGTCGTACTGTCCGACGTGAACAAGCACTTCGGCGCGCTGCATGTCCTCCAGGACATCGATCTGACGATCGCCCGCGGCGAGGTCGTGGTCGTCATCGGACCCTCCGGGTCCGGCAAGTCGACGCTGTGCCGCACGATCAACCGGCTGGAGAGCATCGACTCCGGCACCATCACCATCGACGGCAAGCCGCTGCCGCAGGAGGGCAGGGAGCTCGCCCGACTGCGTTCCGACGTCGGCATGGTCTTCCAGTCGTTCAACCTCTTCGCGCACAAGACGGTGCTCGAGAACGTGATGCTGGGCCAGATCAAGGTCCGCAAGACGGAGAAGAAGGCCGCCGAGGCCAAGGCCCGGGCCCTGCTCGACCGGGTCGGGGTCGGCACTCAGGCGGACAAGTACCCCGCTCAGCTCTCCGGTGGTCAGCAGCAGCGCGTGGCGATCGCCCGCGCGCTCGCGATGGACCCGAAGGTCATGCTCTTCGACGAGCCGACCTCGGCCCTCGACCCGGAGATGATCAACGAGGTCCTGGAGGTCATGCAGCAGCTGGCCCGGGACGGCATGACGATGGTGGTCGTGACCCACGAGATGGGCTTCGCGCGCTCCGCCGCCAACCGGGTGGTCTTCATGGCCGACGGACGCGTCGTCGAGCAGGCGACGCCCGAGGAGTTCTTCAGCAACCCGCGCAGCGACCGGGCCAAGGACTTCCTCTCCAAAATCCTTCACCACTGA
- a CDS encoding glutamate ABC transporter substrate-binding protein, with protein sequence MKLRSVSAAAAAAVVLALTATACGGGSDSGSNGDKINIGIKFDQPGLGLKTPDGTYAGFDVDVAKYVAKELGYAEDKINWKQAPSAERENLIKNGDVKFVVASYSINDKRKKEVDFAGPYFLTHQDLLVRADDKSITKVEDLNSKKLCSVTGSTSAQNVKEKLAPKADLQQLGGYSECLTGLENKAVDALTTDASILAGYASQKEHQGKFKLVGLKMSDENYGIGLKKGDDELRGKINKALEKMVSDGTWEKLVKQHFGPSGYKYEPAPKVQN encoded by the coding sequence ATGAAGCTTCGCAGCGTCTCCGCCGCCGCCGCGGCCGCCGTCGTCCTCGCCCTGACCGCCACCGCCTGTGGCGGCGGCTCCGACTCCGGCAGCAACGGCGACAAGATCAACATCGGCATCAAGTTCGACCAGCCGGGCCTCGGCCTGAAGACCCCGGACGGCACGTACGCCGGTTTCGACGTCGATGTCGCCAAGTACGTGGCCAAGGAGCTCGGCTACGCCGAGGACAAGATCAACTGGAAGCAGGCGCCCAGCGCCGAGCGCGAGAACCTGATCAAGAACGGTGACGTGAAGTTCGTCGTCGCCAGCTACTCGATCAACGACAAGCGCAAGAAGGAGGTCGACTTCGCGGGTCCGTACTTCCTGACCCACCAGGACCTCCTCGTCCGCGCCGACGACAAATCGATCACCAAGGTCGAGGACCTCAACTCCAAGAAGCTCTGCTCGGTCACCGGCTCGACCTCCGCGCAGAACGTCAAGGAGAAGCTCGCCCCGAAGGCCGACCTCCAGCAGCTCGGCGGCTACTCCGAGTGCCTCACCGGCCTGGAGAACAAGGCCGTCGACGCCCTGACCACGGACGCCTCGATCCTCGCGGGCTACGCCTCGCAGAAGGAGCACCAGGGCAAGTTCAAGCTCGTCGGCCTGAAGATGAGCGACGAGAACTACGGCATCGGCCTGAAGAAGGGCGACGACGAGCTGCGCGGCAAGATCAACAAGGCGCTGGAGAAGATGGTCTCCGACGGCACCTGGGAGAAGCTCGTCAAGCAGCACTTCGGCCCCTCCGGCTACAAGTACGAGCCCGCGCCGAAGGTCCAGAACTGA
- a CDS encoding chromosome condensation regulator RCC1 → MSYVYVRGIATALALMALTGQAYAEPSDPWVRAWGLNSAGQLGNGSTLDQQTPSAVTGLARDDVQQLAGGGLSDVTSFAVALLHDGTVRSWGGNSAGQLGDGTTTSRSFAASVAGLSGVSSVTAGGNFALAVRGGRVLAWGDNSYGQLGNGASAAANAPATSRPVRVQSLDKVKDIGAGCAHTVALREDGTVWTWGRNSNAQLGDGSTTDRNTPGRVAGLSDVVGIAVGCHHTLALLADGSVRAWGRNANGQLGNDSTEASPVPVPVHHLENVASVHVGGHHSLAVLDDGGVRAWGWNADGQLGDGSTVNRTTPVPVPGLTGVTSLTGSWKHTLALLDDQSVLGWGDNGSGQLGNGTTSPSLSPVTALPPGSGTTRVATSTSWKTSYAY, encoded by the coding sequence ATGTCGTACGTGTACGTGCGCGGAATCGCGACAGCCCTTGCCCTGATGGCGCTCACGGGTCAGGCATACGCCGAACCGAGTGATCCATGGGTGCGGGCCTGGGGCCTCAACAGCGCCGGCCAGCTCGGCAACGGCTCCACACTCGACCAGCAGACGCCGTCGGCCGTCACGGGCCTCGCCCGGGACGACGTCCAGCAACTCGCGGGCGGCGGTCTCTCCGACGTGACGTCATTCGCGGTCGCCCTGCTGCACGACGGAACCGTCCGGTCCTGGGGCGGCAACTCTGCAGGGCAGCTCGGCGACGGCACCACGACGTCGAGGTCGTTCGCGGCTTCGGTCGCGGGACTCTCCGGCGTCTCCTCGGTGACCGCGGGCGGGAACTTCGCCCTCGCCGTGCGCGGCGGGCGGGTTCTCGCCTGGGGCGACAACAGCTACGGGCAGCTCGGCAACGGCGCCTCGGCCGCTGCCAACGCTCCCGCGACGAGCCGTCCCGTCCGCGTCCAGAGCCTCGACAAGGTGAAGGACATCGGCGCCGGATGTGCCCACACGGTGGCCCTCCGTGAGGACGGGACGGTCTGGACCTGGGGCCGGAACAGCAACGCCCAGCTCGGCGACGGTTCCACGACCGACCGGAACACGCCGGGGCGCGTGGCTGGCCTCTCCGACGTCGTCGGCATCGCGGTGGGCTGCCACCACACCCTCGCCCTCCTGGCGGACGGCTCCGTCCGGGCCTGGGGCCGGAACGCCAACGGACAGCTCGGCAACGACTCCACCGAAGCGAGTCCGGTCCCGGTGCCCGTCCACCACCTGGAGAACGTGGCGTCGGTCCACGTCGGCGGACACCACAGCCTCGCGGTCCTGGACGACGGCGGCGTCCGCGCCTGGGGCTGGAACGCGGACGGTCAGCTCGGTGACGGCAGCACCGTCAACCGGACCACTCCCGTCCCGGTTCCCGGCCTCACCGGAGTGACGTCCCTGACCGGCAGCTGGAAGCACACCCTTGCCCTCCTCGACGACCAGTCCGTCCTGGGCTGGGGCGACAACGGCTCCGGCCAGCTCGGCAACGGCACCACCTCGCCCTCCCTGTCCCCCGTCACTGCCCTGCCCCCGGGCAGTGGAACGACCCGCGTGGCGACCTCCACCTCGTGGAAGACGAGCTACGCCTACTGA
- a CDS encoding response regulator transcription factor — protein sequence MRLLLVEDDDHVAAALSAILAKHGFTVTHARNGEEALQAVLPTAQGERPSYGVILLDLGLPDQDGYQVCGRIRKLTTTPVIMVTARGDVRSRIHGLNLGADDYVVKPYDPGELLARIHAVSRRSTGAEETGGTTGTAEGTVLRLGPVTIELPTRRVSVDGESVPLTRKEFDLLALLAQRPGVVFRREQIISEVWRTSWEGTGRTLEVHVASLRSKLRMPALIETVRGVGYRLVAPAA from the coding sequence ATGCGACTGCTGCTCGTCGAGGACGACGACCACGTCGCCGCCGCACTCTCCGCGATCCTCGCGAAGCACGGCTTCACGGTCACCCACGCCCGCAACGGCGAGGAGGCGCTCCAGGCCGTCCTGCCCACCGCCCAGGGCGAGCGGCCCTCCTACGGGGTGATCCTGCTCGACCTCGGCCTGCCCGACCAGGACGGCTACCAGGTCTGCGGCCGCATCCGGAAGCTCACCACCACCCCGGTGATCATGGTGACCGCGCGCGGAGACGTGCGCTCCCGCATCCACGGGCTCAACCTCGGCGCCGACGACTACGTCGTCAAGCCCTACGACCCCGGCGAGCTCCTCGCCCGCATCCACGCCGTCAGCCGGCGCAGCACCGGAGCCGAGGAGACCGGCGGAACCACGGGCACCGCCGAGGGGACCGTGCTGCGGCTCGGCCCCGTCACCATCGAGCTGCCCACCCGCCGGGTCAGCGTCGACGGCGAGAGCGTCCCGCTCACCCGCAAGGAGTTCGACCTGCTCGCCCTCCTCGCCCAGCGGCCCGGCGTCGTCTTCCGCCGCGAGCAGATCATCAGCGAGGTCTGGCGCACCAGTTGGGAGGGGACCGGCCGCACCCTGGAGGTGCACGTCGCCTCCCTGCGCTCCAAGCTGCGGATGCCCGCCCTGATCGAGACCGTGCGGGGCGTCGGCTACCGCCTCGTCGCCCCCGCCGCGTGA
- a CDS encoding sialidase, whose product MSRTRRSPLRTRFRGLAVLTAATLAAVPTTLASANEGNPTVLSWGAGRTGQLGNGTLADSLSPTSVTSLFRGDVDQVSAGGTSSADSFALARTDKTVKSWGHNSSGQLGNGGNTNQTVPTTVPRLTNIKDIAAGGKHALALDTSGQVYSWGDNAYGQLGNNRTGDSRTVPDRVQGMPKVKQISAGCDFSLALLENGKVYAWGRGIHGQLGNGSRATSSVPRQVTGLENIVEIDAGCHHALALTADDTVKSWGYNLYGQLGNSSTKSATLPVDVDWLEGVSDIEAGAFHNYAKTSDSHVWGWGNNQYGQLLEGDEAFGDNVSRTNRTAPVEIPRLEGVQHLAAGARHGVAVTADDVFTWGHNGEGQLGNGTTVARFESVKILNEGSAIKAVAVSLGGNTTYAY is encoded by the coding sequence ATGTCCCGTACACGCCGCAGTCCCCTGCGTACCCGCTTCCGAGGCCTGGCCGTCCTCACGGCCGCGACCCTCGCCGCCGTACCGACCACCCTCGCGAGCGCCAACGAGGGCAATCCGACCGTGCTGAGCTGGGGCGCGGGCCGCACCGGCCAGCTCGGCAACGGCACCCTGGCCGACAGCCTCAGCCCGACCTCGGTCACCAGCCTCTTCCGCGGCGACGTCGACCAGGTGTCGGCCGGTGGCACGTCCTCGGCCGACTCGTTCGCCCTCGCCCGGACCGACAAGACGGTCAAGTCCTGGGGCCACAACTCCTCCGGCCAGCTCGGCAACGGCGGCAACACCAATCAGACCGTGCCCACCACCGTCCCGCGCCTGACCAACATCAAGGACATCGCCGCCGGCGGGAAGCACGCCCTGGCCCTCGACACGAGCGGCCAGGTCTACTCCTGGGGCGACAACGCCTACGGCCAGCTCGGCAACAACCGCACCGGCGACAGCCGTACGGTCCCCGACCGCGTCCAGGGCATGCCGAAGGTGAAGCAGATCTCGGCGGGCTGCGACTTCAGCCTCGCCCTCCTGGAGAACGGCAAGGTGTACGCGTGGGGCCGCGGCATCCACGGCCAGCTGGGCAACGGCTCCCGCGCCACCAGCTCCGTGCCCCGGCAGGTCACGGGCCTGGAGAACATCGTGGAGATCGACGCCGGCTGCCACCACGCCCTCGCGCTGACCGCCGACGACACGGTCAAGTCCTGGGGCTACAACCTGTACGGCCAGCTCGGCAACTCCTCCACCAAGTCCGCCACGCTCCCCGTCGACGTCGACTGGCTGGAGGGCGTCTCGGACATCGAGGCGGGCGCCTTCCACAACTACGCCAAGACGAGCGACAGCCACGTCTGGGGCTGGGGCAACAACCAGTACGGCCAGCTCCTCGAGGGCGACGAGGCCTTCGGCGACAACGTCTCCCGCACCAACCGCACCGCCCCCGTCGAGATCCCGCGCCTCGAGGGCGTCCAGCACCTCGCGGCGGGCGCCCGGCACGGCGTCGCGGTCACGGCGGACGACGTCTTCACCTGGGGCCACAACGGCGAGGGCCAGCTCGGCAACGGCACGACGGTCGCGCGCTTCGAGTCGGTGAAGATCCTCAACGAGGGCTCGGCGATCAAGGCGGTGGCCGTGTCGCTGGGCGGCAACACGACGTACGCGTACTGA